One part of the Humulus lupulus chromosome 9, drHumLupu1.1, whole genome shotgun sequence genome encodes these proteins:
- the LOC133799819 gene encoding uncharacterized protein LOC133799819: protein MPYAEAFNLYSNPNAITPTSRKKMSRRHPGESSIDPSKKRARIEDPSTPLPSKETTPPPAPIDPTPPAPIDLTPPAPRNPSPPAQPGKTHVEAILTACTSANDRLKKLSKHWRSQEAFSNVSSMKVEQIISRSLNEGVLTMSTSWRRLEEMLPSMLKRLRLSRKDSASNSRWPRLNRLSNLPREELKQHKKALVKVIEAKERYKEASVLNFKEASKLQDELAISMKETAKWEE, encoded by the exons ATGCCTTATGCTGAAGCGTTCAACTTGTACAGCAACCCCAATGCCATAACTCCTACGAGTAGGAAGAAAATGAGCAGGCGGCACCCTGGGGAAAGCAGTATCGACCCTTCGAAGAAAAGGGCTCGAATTGAGGATCCTTCTACACCACTACCTTCCAAGGAAAcaactcctcctccagctcccatcgACCCTACTCCTCCAGCTCCCATTGACTTGACTCCTCCTGCTCCTCGTAACCCAAGTCCTCCTGCTCAGCCAGGGAAAACTCATGTCGAGGCTATCCTCACAGCTTGCACCTCGGCCAACGACAGGCTAAAGAAACTGTCAAAACACTGGCGCAGTCAGGAAGCCTTCAGCAACGTCTCCTCCATGAAGGTTGAACAAATTATCAGTCGCTCGCTGAATGAG GGAGTTTTGACCATGAGTACCAGTTGGCGTCGCTTAGAGGAGATGTTGCCCAGCATGCTGAAGAGATTAAGACTGTCGAGGAAAGACTCAGCAAGCAACTCAAGGTGGCCGAGGCTAAACAGGCTGAGCAACTTGCCAAG agaggAACTAAAGCAGCATAAGAAGGCCTTGGTCAAAGTCATTGAGGCCAAAGAGAGGTACAAGGAGGCTTCGGTCTTGAACTtcaaagaggcctccaaactccaaGATGAACTGGCGATCAGCATGAAAGAAACTGCTAAGTGGGAGGAATGA